From one Plasmodium coatneyi strain Hackeri chromosome 9, complete sequence genomic stretch:
- a CDS encoding 40S ribosomal protein S21 — MFNDQKVLVDIYIPRKCSATSRLIHAKEHGAVQINVGMVNKNGVYTGETETFAIAGHVRQKGESDACMNRLLHEKKMLSFPN; from the exons ATGTTTAACGACCAGAAAGTTTTAGTCGACATTTACATCCCAAGGAAATGTTCGGCTACATCGAGACTCATCCACGCCAAGGAACATGGAGCTGTTCAAATTAACGTTGGCATG GTTAACAAGAATGGAGTGTACACGGGCGAAACGGAAACCTTTGCCATTGCTGGCCACGTCAGACAGAAGGGAGAATCGGACGCCTGCATGAACCGTCTCCTCCAcgagaagaagatgttgtcCTTCCCGAATTAG
- a CDS encoding Carbohydrate kinase, which produces MEEYSVSADPQLTRVHLNRKLPNETLYRLQQYVIPDLSPKDYKGCGGKICVVGGSEVYSGAPFLSAMSALKLGADLSFVITAQENGIPLKCYSPEIIVYPYLYNQKSKINNFPGEELKNCTDYLANRIDCCVLGPGLGSIDEVTKECLTYIIKKMIKKNIFLILDADIIEFVLTTREIFSLIQNYAHCLFTPNKNEFRKMIFLLTEDGKNLNFEDLTTDRIVHEGHKLMQLFGGPKILIKGFYDVFISRDFFFVSSVQDPCFKRPAGLGDVLTGLLAVFLSWAGKKKDKISPTLKEAFHVDSTDGQNECLDALSTFCGSFFLKYLCREEFKKYHRGLLASDVIKGIPLYFHFLYDGGRDNQPRFPG; this is translated from the exons ATGGAAGAGTATTCCGTCAGTGCAGATCCGCAGCTGACCAGGGTCCACTTGAATAGGAAGCTGCCAA ACGAAACGCTGTACCGTCTCCAACAGTACGTCATACCCGACCTATCCCCCAAGGATTATAAAGGATgcggaggaaaaatatgcgTCGTCGGGGGCAGCGAAGTATACAGCGGCGCCCCCTTCCTATCAGCCATGAGCGCCTTAAAACTCGGAGCTGATTTATCCTTCGTCATAACAGCACAGGAAAATGGGATCCCCCTCAAGTGCTACAGCCCAGAGATAATTGTCTACCCGTACTTATACAACCAAAAGTCAAAAATAAACAATTTCCCAggggaagaattaaaaaactGCACAGATTATTTGGCCAATCGAATTGATTGTTGTGTTTTGGGACCAGGTCTTGGGTCCATCGATGAGGTGACCAAAGAGTGCCTCAcctatataataaaaaaaatgataaaaaaaaatatcttccTAATACTCGACGCAGACATTATTGAATTTGTTCTAACCACTAGGGAgatattttctttaataCAAAATTATGCGCATTGTTTATTTACGCCAAATAAGAATGAGTTCAGGAAAatgatttttcttctcacgGAGGATGGCAAAAATTTAAACTTCGAAGATTTGACCACGGATAGAATTGTCCATGAGGGTCATAAGTTGATGCAACTGTTTGGTGGTCCCAAAATACTGATAAAGGGTTTTTACGACGTGTTTATTTCcagggatttttttttcgtttcctctGTGCAGGACCCGTGTTTTAAGAGGCCAGCGGGGCTGGGCGACGTTCTG ACCGGACTGCTGGCCGTTTTCCTCTCCTGGgcggggaagaagaaggataagATTTCTCCAACCCTGAAGGAGGCCTTCCACGTGGACTCCACCGACGGACAGAACGAATGTCTCGACGCGCTCTCCACTTTTTGCGGCAGCTTCTTCTTAAAATATTTGTGCAGAgaggaatttaaaaagtaccACAGAGGTCTCCTCGCTTCGGATGTTATAAAAGGAATTCCCCTCTATTTCCACTTCCTCTACGATGGGGGGCGCGATAATCAGCCTCGCTTTCCTGGATAA